The following coding sequences lie in one Fundulus heteroclitus isolate FHET01 chromosome 20, MU-UCD_Fhet_4.1, whole genome shotgun sequence genomic window:
- the LOC118556615 gene encoding myosin light polypeptide 6-like, translating into MSDFTEDQIMDFKEAFLLFDRTGEGKITYSQCGDVMRALGQNPINAEVLKVLGNPKMEEMNRKMLDFEQFLPMFHAIAKNKDQGSFEDIVEGLRVFDKEGNGTVMGAELRHVLTTLGEKMSEEEVETLLIGHEDANGCINYEELVRVVMSG; encoded by the exons ATG TCTGACTTCACAGAAGACCAGATCATGG attttaaggAGGCCTTCCTCTTGTTTGATCGGACGGGTGAAGGGAAGATCACCTACAGCCAGTGCGGCGACGTGATGCGGGCCCTGGGACAGAACCCAATCAATGCCGAGGTGCTCAAAGTCCTCGGAAATCCCAAAATGGAAG AGATGAACCGCAAAATGCTGGATTTTGAGCAGTTCCTTCCCATGTTTCACGCCATCGCTAAGAACAAGGACCAGGGCTCCTTTGAAGATATTGTCGAAGGCCTGCGCGTCTTTGACAAAGAGGGGAACGGCACAGTGATGGGGGCAGAGCTGCGTCACGTCCTCACCACTTTAG gtgaaaaaatgtcagaagaagaagtggagaCTCTTTTGATAGGACATGAAGATGCCAACGGCTGCATTAATTATGAAG aacTGGTCAGGGTGGTGATGAGTGGTTAA
- the tsfm gene encoding elongation factor Ts, mitochondrial, whose product MSLAFLFRSVTREAVKASIGQPVRCLHSGCQLLAADKALLMKLRKNTGYTFINCKKALEKFENDIAQAEAWLHEQAQKEGWSKASKLEGRRAKEGLIGLFVGNQTAAMVEVNCETDFVARNEKFQQLVKDVTLATLTHHQNKNQSQTGYVKSFLSGDELSKLSMKEGSSLADHLALTIGRLGENMALRRAVILGVPSEWHIGSYVHGNISGQTEVVMGRYGALVIFQGGKDGERDTLGRKLGQHIVGEAPLSLGNMDDLPCGESETRLLPQTFLADPSRTVAQFLKGQEARVLDFVRFQCGETLEKE is encoded by the exons ATGTCGTTAGCTTTTTTATTCAGAAGCGTTACAAGAGAAGCCGTAAAG GCCAGCATCGGTCAGCCTGTGCGGTGTTTGCACTCTGGATGTCAGCTGCTGGCTGCTGATAAAGCCTTGCTGATGAAACTGAGGAAAAACACCGGCTACACCTTCATCAACTGCaagaaagcgctggagaagtttGAGAATGACATAGCACAG GCTGAAGCCTGGCTGCACGAGCAGGCCCAGAAAGAAGGCTGGAGCAAAGCAAGCAAGCTGGAGGGTCGCAGAGCCAAAGAGGGTCTGATCGGCCTGTTTGTGGGGAATCAGACTGCAGCCATGGTGGAG GTGAACTGTGAGACAGACTTTGTTGCTCGTAATGAGAAGTTCCAGCAACTGGTGAAGGATGTGACCTTAGCTACACTGACTCACCatcagaataaaaatcaaagcCAGACAGGATATGTAAAG AGTTTCCTGTCTGGTGACGAGTTGAGTAAACTCAGTATGAAAGAAGGATCTTCATTAGCTGACCACCTGGCTCTCACAATAG GTCGCCTTGGTGAGAACATGGCTCTGAGGAGGGCAGTGATTCTGGGGGTCCCTTCTGAGTGGCACATAGGTTCCTATGTGCATGGCAACATCAGCGGCCAGACCGAGGTGGTGATGGGCCGCTACGGCGCTCTGGTCATATTCCAGGGTGGGAAGGATGGAGAACGGGATACTTTAGGTCGTAAACTTGGACAGCACATCGTGGGGGAGGCCCCTTTGTCCCTGGGCAACATGGATGACCTGCCTTGTGGTGAATCTGAGACACGGCTACTGCCTCAGACCTTTCTGGCAGACCCTAGTAGGACTGTGGCGCAGTTCCTCAAGGGTCAAGAGGCCCGAGTGTTGGACTTTGTTCGATTTCAGTGTGGAGAGACACTGGAAAAAGAATAG
- the myl6 gene encoding myosin light polypeptide 6 produces MSDFTEDQIMDFKEAFLLFDRTGEGKITYSQCGDVMRALGQNPINAEVLKVLGNPKMEEMNRKMLDFEQFLPMFHAIAKNKDQGSFEDIVEGLRVFDKEGNGTVMGAELRHVLTTLGEKMSEEEVETLLIGHEDANGCINYEELVRVVMSG; encoded by the exons ATG TCTGACTTCACAGAAGACCAGATCATGG attttaaggAGGCCTTCCTCTTGTTTGATCGGACGGGTGAAGGGAAGATCACCTACAGCCAGTGCGGCGACGTGATGCGGGCCCTGGGACAGAACCCAATCAATGCTGAGGTGCTGAAAGTCCTCGGAAATCCCAAAATGGAAG AGATGAACCGCAAAATGCTGGATTTTGAGCAGTTCCTTCCCATGTTTCACGCCATCGCTAAGAACAAGGACCAGGGCTCCTTTGAAGATATCGTCGAAGGCCTGCGCGTCTTTGACAAAGAGGGGAACGGCACAGTGATGGGGGCAGAGCTGCGTCACGTCCTCACCACTTTAG gtgaaaaaatgtcagaagaagaagtggagaCTCTTTTGATAGGACATGAAGATGCCAACGGCTGCATTAATTATGAAG
- the LOC118567260 gene encoding LOW QUALITY PROTEIN: elongation factor Ts, mitochondrial-like (The sequence of the model RefSeq protein was modified relative to this genomic sequence to represent the inferred CDS: inserted 1 base in 1 codon; deleted 1 base in 1 codon) — translation MQQRKNTGYTXINCKKALEKFENDIAQAEAWLHEQAQKEGWSKASKLEGRRAKEGLIGLFVGNQTAAMVEVNCETDFVARNEKSRQLVKDVTLATLTHHQNKNQSQTGYVKSFLSGDELSKLSMKEGSSLADHLALTIGRLGENMALRRAVILRVPSEWHIGSYVHGNISGQTEVVMGRYGALVIFQGGKDGERDTLGRKLGQHIVGEAPLSLGNMDDLPCGESETRLLPQTFLADPSRTVAQFLKGQEARVLDFVRFQCGETLEKE, via the exons ATGCAGCAGC GAAAAAACACCGGCTACA TCATCAACTGCaagaaagcgctggagaagtttGAGAATGACATAGCACAG GCTGAAGCCTGG CTGCACGAGCAGGCCCAGAAAGAAGGCTGGAGCAAAGCAAGCAAGCTGGAGGGTCGCAGAGCCAAAGAGGGTCTGATCGGCCTGTTTGTGGGGAATCAGACTGCAGCCATGGTGGAG GTGAACTGTGAGACAGACTTTGTTGCTCGTAATGAGAAGTCCAGGCAACTGGTGAAGGATGTGACCTTAGCTACACTGACTCACCatcagaataaaaatcaaagcCAGACAGGATATGTAAAG AGTTTCCTGTCTGGTGACGAGTTGAGTAAACTCAGTATGAAAGAAGGATCTTCATTAGCTGACCACCTGGCTCTCACAATAG GTCGCCTTGGTGAGAACATGGCTCTGAGGAGGGCAGTGATTCTGCGGGTCCCTTCTGAGTGGCACATAGGTTCCTATGTGCATGGCAACATCAGCGGCCAGACCGAGGTGGTGATGGGCCGCTACGGCGCTCTGGTCATATTCCAGGGTGGGAAGGATGGAGAACGGGATACTTTAGGTCGTAAACTTGGACAGCACATCGTGGGGGAGGCCCCTTTGTCCCTGGGCAACATGGATGACCTGCCTTGTGGTGAATCTGAGACACGGCTACTGCCTCAAACCTTTCTGGCAGACCCTAGTAGGACTGTGGCGCAGTTCCTCAAGGGTCAAGAGGCCCGAGTGTTGGACTTTGTTCGATTTCAGTGTGGAGAGACACTGGAAAAAGAATAG